One Halioglobus japonicus DNA segment encodes these proteins:
- a CDS encoding adenylyltransferase/cytidyltransferase family protein → MAKKVLTFGTFDVFHVGHLRILERAAAFGDRLVVGVSTDALNEAKKGRPPVYSEGERSEIIRALSCVDEVFLEESLELKADYIQRYGADILVMGDDWKGKFDQFSDLCEVAYLPRTPAISTTEVIEKIRV, encoded by the coding sequence GTGGCAAAAAAAGTTCTTACATTCGGTACGTTCGATGTGTTTCACGTTGGTCATTTGCGTATCCTGGAGCGAGCGGCCGCGTTCGGAGATCGGCTGGTCGTCGGTGTGTCTACCGATGCCCTGAACGAAGCTAAAAAGGGGCGGCCTCCCGTCTACAGTGAAGGAGAGCGGTCGGAAATCATTCGGGCGTTGTCCTGTGTGGATGAAGTGTTTCTGGAAGAGTCGCTCGAATTGAAAGCGGACTACATCCAGCGCTATGGCGCCGACATATTGGTGATGGGTGATGACTGGAAAGGCAAGTTTGACCAGTTCAGTGATCTTTGTGAGGTTGCCTACCTGCCTCGCACGCCTGCGATTTCCACCACCGAAGTGATAGAAAAAATCAGGGTGTAG
- a CDS encoding CDP-glycerol glycerophosphotransferase family protein, translating to MKIDKTRPDHWLMLALQGGFSLLIVALRWLTPRSKRPVVALYGHQYGGNLKAIYEYLASHCSDQVDPRVLLLDRQQAHRLRADGIRTLSCTNLFDMLQLVRCRVLVSDHGLHAMLPLVHLTDIRFVDVWHGIPFKGFVPDDFKLQHHYDESWVTSPLLEDLYVQRFGFRQQQVHSLGYARTDQLFSAEARPADKQTTVLYAPTWRQDDAGRELFPFGLEGAAFIRAIAATCDAYGARLIIRSHLNAEIQETGLSNVEFRPQKAYPDTEALLADTDILLCDWSSIAFDFLCLQRPMLFIDVPPPFKNGFSLGPEYRAGAVASTMTELVATLEEFLDKPRTFTARYGAMQREILDALYAEDTRGRAAALQSARVLRLAGTTTP from the coding sequence ATGAAAATCGACAAAACACGGCCCGATCACTGGCTGATGCTGGCCCTGCAGGGCGGTTTCTCGCTGCTGATCGTAGCGCTGCGATGGCTCACCCCACGGTCAAAACGGCCGGTGGTTGCGCTCTACGGCCACCAGTATGGCGGCAACCTGAAGGCAATCTACGAGTACCTGGCAAGCCACTGCAGCGACCAGGTTGATCCGCGTGTCCTCCTCCTCGACCGGCAGCAGGCTCACCGCTTAAGGGCGGATGGCATCCGCACGCTGTCCTGCACCAACCTGTTCGACATGCTGCAACTCGTGAGGTGTCGCGTGCTGGTGAGCGATCATGGCCTGCACGCGATGCTCCCCCTCGTCCACCTGACTGACATTCGATTTGTCGACGTCTGGCACGGGATTCCCTTCAAGGGGTTCGTACCGGATGACTTCAAGCTACAACACCACTATGACGAGAGCTGGGTGACTTCGCCCCTGCTCGAAGATCTGTACGTGCAACGCTTCGGTTTCAGGCAACAGCAAGTGCACAGTCTCGGTTATGCCCGCACGGATCAGCTATTCAGCGCCGAGGCCCGACCCGCCGACAAGCAGACGACCGTGCTCTATGCGCCCACCTGGCGCCAGGACGATGCCGGCCGTGAACTGTTTCCCTTCGGCCTCGAGGGTGCGGCTTTTATTAGAGCCATCGCCGCTACTTGTGACGCGTACGGGGCACGACTGATCATCCGCAGCCACCTGAATGCCGAGATCCAGGAGACGGGATTAAGCAACGTTGAGTTCCGCCCACAGAAAGCGTATCCGGACACCGAGGCGTTGCTGGCCGACACCGACATACTGCTTTGCGATTGGTCGTCTATCGCGTTCGACTTTCTTTGCCTGCAGCGACCCATGCTGTTTATCGACGTACCCCCACCCTTCAAAAACGGATTCTCACTGGGCCCCGAATACCGTGCGGGAGCTGTCGCATCGACAATGACCGAACTGGTAGCGACACTGGAAGAGTTTCTGGACAAGCCCCGCACGTTCACCGCTCGCTACGGCGCCATGCAACGCGAAATACTCGATGCTCTCTATGCAGAAGACACTCGCGGACGAGCGGCAGCGCTTCAATCTGCGCGCGTGCTAAGGCTGGCCGGGACCACTACACCCTGA
- a CDS encoding glycosyltransferase family 4 protein translates to MERLILNAALGMRHYLDLTVIGPAGCEQHLPDDTTVFTAPSSLAGFMSSGLAHVLRHCRRDRFELIVGGSGLAAPLVALARRLCGARSLIFLHGLDLVVNSKPYQWLFLPSIRNADHLIANSENTRQLATGRGVQPARITVINPGTDLPSGLDEEQIAAFRERHAIPFERYLLFAGRLTKRKGLSHFLRHGLPRVLEATKGVGMLVVGENPSDGLTRNGDQGETLKAVEALQLAPHIHFVGAVDDDDMWLAFASSAAHVFPLVEVPGDVEGFGMVAVEAAASGTPTFAFDLGGVADAVSAGSGRLLPAGDYEGLADAIIQDLQVPTFTADACRDHASRYAWPHYQSSLEQAISALLGQPQGAPRA, encoded by the coding sequence ATGGAACGGCTCATCCTGAATGCCGCCCTGGGCATGCGGCACTACCTCGACCTCACCGTCATCGGCCCGGCTGGCTGCGAGCAGCACCTGCCAGATGACACGACCGTTTTTACGGCGCCATCCTCCCTCGCCGGCTTCATGTCCAGTGGCCTTGCCCACGTCCTGCGCCATTGCCGCCGCGATCGTTTCGAGCTCATAGTGGGCGGCAGCGGCCTTGCAGCGCCCCTGGTTGCACTGGCCAGACGGCTGTGTGGCGCAAGATCGCTGATCTTCCTGCACGGCCTCGACCTGGTCGTTAACAGCAAACCCTACCAGTGGCTGTTTCTGCCCTCCATTCGCAACGCGGACCACCTCATCGCCAACAGTGAGAATACTCGCCAGCTGGCAACGGGTCGGGGAGTACAACCGGCGCGCATTACCGTGATCAATCCCGGTACCGATCTACCCTCCGGCCTCGACGAGGAGCAAATAGCAGCATTCAGGGAGCGTCACGCTATTCCCTTTGAACGCTACCTGCTGTTTGCCGGCAGGCTGACGAAGCGCAAGGGCCTGTCGCACTTCCTCAGGCACGGCCTTCCGCGTGTACTTGAGGCCACCAAGGGAGTGGGCATGCTCGTCGTGGGGGAAAACCCCAGTGACGGCCTGACCCGCAATGGTGACCAAGGAGAAACCTTGAAGGCCGTCGAGGCGTTGCAGCTGGCGCCTCATATCCACTTCGTCGGCGCCGTCGATGACGATGATATGTGGCTGGCCTTCGCCAGCAGCGCTGCCCACGTGTTTCCACTGGTCGAGGTTCCCGGTGATGTAGAAGGTTTCGGCATGGTCGCTGTCGAAGCCGCAGCCAGCGGCACACCGACCTTCGCCTTCGATCTTGGCGGTGTGGCCGACGCGGTCAGCGCAGGCAGCGGACGCCTGCTACCGGCCGGCGATTACGAAGGACTTGCCGATGCAATTATCCAGGATCTGCAAGTACCCACCTTCACCGCAGATGCCTGCCGGGACCATGCGAGCCGCTATGCATGGCCGCACTACCAGTCGTCCCTTGAGCAAGCGATCAGCGCCCTGCTTGGCCAACCACAGGGTGCTCCGCGCGCATGA
- a CDS encoding class I SAM-dependent methyltransferase — MDRDYQYNYSALKPSVFNAEGRERKARTVLKVCQDYLAREDLTDLTLLDVGSSSGIIDNLLADYFGTVFGVDIDEPAMAHARETFAKPNLHFAAGDAMALEQDDASVDVVVCSHVYEHVPDASQMFREIYRVLKPGGFCYFSGNNRLMYMEPHHKLPLLSVIPRPMAHYYLRAAGKGDFYHEKHVSYWALRKLCEAFNFSDYSARVIAEPTRFGVDYMLPPGSLKHRLAHFVARGLPWLTPHIWVLAKHGQD; from the coding sequence ATGGATCGGGATTACCAGTACAACTATTCGGCGTTGAAACCCTCCGTGTTCAATGCCGAGGGGCGCGAGCGCAAAGCGAGAACCGTACTCAAAGTGTGCCAGGATTACCTGGCACGTGAGGATCTCACGGATCTCACCCTCCTGGATGTCGGCAGTTCCAGCGGTATTATCGACAACCTTCTCGCTGACTACTTCGGCACTGTCTTCGGCGTCGATATTGATGAGCCCGCGATGGCTCACGCCAGGGAGACCTTCGCCAAACCCAACCTCCACTTTGCCGCCGGCGATGCCATGGCGCTCGAGCAGGACGATGCCAGCGTCGACGTGGTGGTGTGCTCGCATGTCTACGAACACGTACCGGACGCCAGCCAGATGTTTCGGGAAATCTACCGGGTCCTGAAGCCCGGTGGTTTCTGCTATTTCTCAGGCAACAATCGCCTGATGTATATGGAGCCCCACCACAAGCTACCGTTACTGTCGGTCATCCCAAGACCAATGGCACACTATTACCTGCGTGCCGCGGGCAAAGGCGACTTCTACCACGAGAAGCACGTCAGCTATTGGGCGCTGCGCAAACTGTGTGAAGCCTTCAATTTCAGCGACTACTCGGCACGGGTGATCGCAGAACCCACCCGATTCGGCGTTGACTATATGCTGCCTCCCGGCAGCCTGAAACACCGTCTCGCCCACTTCGTGGCCCGAGGCCTGCCCTGGCTGACACCACACATCTGGGTACTGGCAAAACATGGCCAGGACTGA
- the xseB gene encoding exodeoxyribonuclease VII small subunit, whose amino-acid sequence MEKQNLPETLADRLQRLETVVKNLESEDQSIEKSLAEYEEGINLIRKAQADISNAEQKVHILGNTAFGEEES is encoded by the coding sequence ATGGAAAAACAAAATCTACCTGAAACCCTCGCGGACCGGCTGCAACGTTTGGAAACCGTCGTCAAAAATCTTGAGTCCGAAGACCAATCAATTGAAAAGTCGCTGGCAGAGTACGAAGAGGGAATTAATCTTATCCGTAAAGCTCAGGCTGACATCTCCAACGCAGAGCAAAAAGTTCATATTCTCGGCAATACCGCCTTTGGCGAAGAAGAAAGCTGA
- a CDS encoding polyprenyl synthetase family protein, whose translation MQKCRLNPKDQLPLDLLIPDLAAVCSYALEESGKQVRPALAYLAFSTITPGSINLVPVSALELIHTYSLIHDDLPAMDDDDMRRGKPSLHKAFDEATAILVGDGLQARAFELLADAPDLSVEQKVRMIKVLAQASGFEGMVGGQYIDIQAVDSDMTLEELQAMHEMKTGALVRASLALGGIAANGTDEQLAALDEYGKHIGLAFQVVDDILDVEGDAEALGKTAGKDAEANKPTYVKLLGLDGAKAEAKRLLQAAIDALEMFGDSADQLRDLARYIVERDR comes from the coding sequence ATGCAAAAGTGTCGACTAAACCCGAAAGATCAACTCCCTCTTGATCTTCTAATCCCCGATCTGGCAGCAGTGTGCAGCTACGCATTGGAGGAAAGTGGCAAGCAAGTACGGCCGGCCCTAGCCTACCTTGCATTCTCGACAATAACACCCGGTTCGATCAACTTGGTCCCTGTCTCCGCTCTGGAACTAATCCACACCTACTCCCTAATCCACGACGACCTCCCCGCCATGGACGACGACGATATGCGTCGTGGCAAGCCCTCTCTTCACAAGGCTTTCGACGAAGCCACCGCCATTCTTGTGGGCGATGGCCTCCAGGCCCGAGCTTTCGAACTACTCGCCGATGCCCCGGATCTATCAGTAGAGCAAAAAGTGCGCATGATTAAAGTGCTCGCCCAAGCATCCGGTTTTGAGGGCATGGTCGGCGGCCAATACATCGACATTCAGGCCGTCGACTCCGACATGACCCTGGAAGAACTCCAGGCCATGCACGAGATGAAGACCGGCGCCCTCGTCCGCGCATCTCTCGCCCTGGGTGGCATTGCTGCCAATGGCACAGACGAGCAGTTGGCGGCGCTGGACGAGTACGGCAAGCACATCGGGCTGGCCTTTCAGGTTGTCGACGACATTCTGGATGTGGAAGGTGACGCGGAAGCGCTCGGCAAAACAGCGGGCAAAGACGCTGAAGCCAATAAACCGACTTATGTGAAACTCCTGGGTCTCGACGGCGCCAAAGCCGAGGCGAAGCGCCTGCTACAGGCAGCTATCGATGCACTGGAAATGTTTGGGGATTCAGCGGACCAACTCCGTGACCTGGCCCGATATATCGTGGAGAGGGATCGATAA
- the ribA gene encoding GTP cyclohydrolase II produces the protein MVARYVESSRLPTAWGVFDMHGFEDVESNKEHIVLTMGDVGDGAPVLSRVHSECLTGDAFSSMRCDCGPQLDAALEAIAKEGRGALFYLRQEGRGIGLLNKIKAYKLQDAGADTVEANEQLGFGADMRDYSILKPMIHHLNITAVRLMTNNPRKVKALEEHGVNVVERIALHTGANPHNEKYLSTKAGKLGHMMDETG, from the coding sequence TTGGTTGCACGATACGTAGAATCCTCCCGCCTCCCCACTGCCTGGGGTGTGTTCGATATGCATGGCTTTGAGGACGTGGAATCCAACAAGGAGCACATTGTCCTCACCATGGGCGATGTCGGCGACGGCGCTCCCGTGCTATCCCGTGTGCACTCAGAATGCCTCACTGGCGATGCCTTCTCCAGCATGCGCTGTGACTGCGGCCCCCAGCTCGATGCCGCTCTGGAGGCCATTGCCAAAGAGGGCAGGGGTGCGCTGTTCTATCTCCGCCAGGAAGGCCGCGGCATTGGCCTGCTGAACAAGATTAAGGCTTACAAGCTACAGGATGCTGGTGCGGATACCGTAGAGGCGAATGAGCAATTAGGTTTCGGCGCGGATATGCGTGATTACAGCATTCTCAAGCCCATGATTCACCACCTGAATATCACCGCTGTGCGTCTGATGACGAATAACCCGCGTAAAGTGAAAGCATTGGAAGAGCACGGGGTGAATGTGGTGGAGCGGATTGCGCTTCATACCGGGGCGAATCCGCATAATGAGAAGTATCTGAGCACCAAGGCGGGGAAGTTGGGGCATATGATGGATGAGACGGGCTAG
- a CDS encoding retropepsin-like aspartic protease family protein, with amino-acid sequence MIRLLATILLAAALLSAPLRTIADPHIEIEGLMPPNAAVVNVDGQRKMVKVGQTFQGVTLIAVYTRTATLEVDGNETVVGLSRKVGANYQPPSEQVVTIQINPSLQYRTNATINGRQAEVLVDTGANVMAMNLGEARRLGVKAEDGSPTRVETASGNVRAYLVNLKAVDVGGIKVNNVQAAVLEGDQPSTVLLGMTWLRHVKIEEKQGVMTLTKGP; translated from the coding sequence GTGATTCGTTTGCTCGCAACAATCCTGCTGGCAGCAGCCCTGCTAAGTGCACCCCTGCGTACGATTGCCGACCCTCATATCGAGATTGAAGGTCTGATGCCCCCCAATGCTGCCGTGGTCAACGTCGATGGCCAGCGCAAAATGGTCAAGGTGGGGCAGACCTTTCAGGGCGTGACCCTGATCGCCGTCTACACCCGCACCGCCACCCTCGAGGTGGATGGCAATGAGACCGTGGTGGGGCTCTCCCGCAAAGTAGGCGCTAACTACCAGCCACCCTCAGAGCAGGTGGTGACCATTCAGATCAACCCCTCGTTGCAGTACCGCACCAACGCCACCATTAACGGCCGCCAGGCCGAAGTGCTGGTGGATACCGGCGCCAATGTGATGGCGATGAACCTCGGTGAGGCGCGGCGCCTAGGTGTGAAAGCTGAAGATGGCTCACCCACCCGGGTGGAAACCGCCAGTGGCAATGTGCGCGCCTACCTGGTGAACCTCAAGGCCGTGGATGTGGGCGGCATCAAGGTGAATAACGTGCAGGCCGCGGTGCTGGAGGGTGATCAGCCCTCTACGGTGCTGCTCGGCATGACCTGGCTAAGACATGTTAAAATTGAAGAAAAACAGGGGGTTATGACCCTCACCAAGGGCCCCTGA
- a CDS encoding phosphatidylglycerophosphatase A, translated as MQTQEIMPDSISPNPLKSPIQFLAFGLGSGLAPKAPGTFGTIAAVPLFWLLSHLSLEMYTVALVVAFVAGIWICDKASKELGVHDHPGIVWDEFVGYWLTMWALPADWVWMLAGFVAFRIFDIAKPWPIGWLDKRVDGGLGIMIDDIVAGLMACGVLHIAHTVIPAQAGIQ; from the coding sequence ATGCAGACACAGGAAATCATGCCCGATTCAATATCACCAAACCCGCTGAAGTCTCCCATCCAGTTCCTGGCCTTTGGCCTGGGCTCGGGCCTCGCGCCGAAGGCGCCGGGCACTTTTGGCACCATTGCCGCGGTGCCCCTGTTCTGGCTGCTCTCGCACCTGAGCCTGGAGATGTATACCGTAGCGCTCGTAGTGGCCTTTGTTGCCGGCATCTGGATTTGCGACAAGGCCAGCAAAGAGTTGGGCGTACACGATCATCCGGGCATTGTCTGGGATGAGTTCGTCGGCTACTGGCTGACCATGTGGGCGCTGCCTGCCGACTGGGTGTGGATGCTGGCCGGCTTTGTGGCGTTCCGCATTTTCGATATCGCCAAACCCTGGCCGATTGGCTGGCTGGACAAGCGCGTGGATGGCGGCCTTGGCATTATGATTGATGACATTGTGGCGGGGCTGATGGCCTGCGGTGTGCTGCACATAGCTCACACCGTCATCCCCGCGCAGGCGGGGATCCAGTGA
- a CDS encoding thiamine-phosphate kinase, translating into MPVDQALLRSGAQVGDEVYVSGTLGDAAGGLAFLQDEWRPSRDAAAYLVERHERPTARLALGQQLLAVATAAIDISDGLLADAGHIAAASGVAIELESAALPVSPALAEAGERAITWALNGGDDYELCFTLPTGVPAPEGCVRIGTVVAGEGVQIDADIDTGAGYQHF; encoded by the coding sequence GTGCCTGTAGACCAGGCACTGCTGCGTTCTGGCGCTCAGGTAGGTGACGAGGTGTATGTATCGGGCACGCTGGGTGATGCCGCAGGTGGCCTGGCATTTCTGCAGGACGAGTGGCGCCCCAGCCGCGATGCCGCCGCTTATCTGGTAGAACGCCACGAGCGGCCCACCGCTCGCCTGGCCCTTGGTCAGCAATTGCTGGCGGTGGCCACGGCGGCCATTGATATATCCGATGGCCTGTTGGCAGATGCCGGGCATATTGCCGCTGCCAGTGGCGTAGCCATCGAGCTGGAATCCGCGGCGTTGCCCGTATCGCCTGCGTTGGCAGAGGCCGGCGAGCGGGCCATCACCTGGGCGCTTAACGGCGGCGATGATTACGAGCTTTGCTTCACGCTGCCGACAGGTGTGCCAGCGCCTGAGGGCTGCGTGCGCATAGGTACGGTCGTGGCCGGTGAGGGCGTTCAGATCGATGCCGATATTGACACCGGCGCCGGTTACCAGCATTTTTGA
- a CDS encoding AIR synthase related protein — protein MPSEFDLIYRHFAHLGAGPAVELSVGDDCAILKLEPGERLITSLDTLVEGVHFLPDTFPEIIGYRAVATAASDLAAMGARPLGMTIALTLPDAEEFWVHSFSQGLAEAVSEYSLPLVGGIPPAALSRSVCR, from the coding sequence ATGCCCAGTGAATTCGACTTAATCTACCGCCACTTCGCCCACCTGGGCGCCGGCCCTGCCGTCGAACTGTCCGTGGGAGACGATTGCGCCATCCTCAAGCTGGAACCCGGCGAACGCCTGATCACCTCGTTGGATACCCTGGTGGAAGGCGTTCACTTCCTGCCAGACACTTTCCCTGAAATTATCGGCTACCGCGCCGTTGCCACTGCGGCATCGGATCTCGCTGCCATGGGCGCCCGCCCGCTGGGCATGACCATAGCGCTGACCTTGCCCGATGCTGAGGAATTCTGGGTGCACAGTTTCAGCCAGGGTCTGGCCGAGGCTGTGTCTGAATATTCACTGCCCCTGGTGGGGGGGATACCACCCGCGGCCCTCTCACGGTCAGTGTGCAGGTAA
- the nusB gene encoding transcription antitermination factor NusB, producing the protein MSKQPHNTLAAERRKARHYAMQALYQWYMASAPLNDIEAEFRAEYDFAHVDLEYFQAVLHGVPTCVDELEAIFEPLLDRNIDDLDPIERTLLRMGIWELKERIDVPYKVAINEAVALAKKFGASESHKYINGVLDKAARELRQAETGV; encoded by the coding sequence ATGAGCAAGCAGCCTCACAACACCCTGGCGGCGGAGCGCCGCAAGGCCCGGCACTATGCAATGCAGGCCTTGTACCAGTGGTACATGGCCAGCGCCCCGCTGAACGATATCGAAGCGGAATTTCGGGCCGAGTATGATTTCGCTCACGTTGACCTGGAGTACTTCCAGGCGGTGCTGCACGGTGTGCCCACCTGCGTGGACGAACTCGAGGCGATTTTCGAGCCGCTGCTCGACCGCAATATCGATGACCTGGACCCCATTGAGCGTACCCTGTTGCGCATGGGTATCTGGGAGCTCAAAGAGCGCATTGATGTGCCCTACAAGGTGGCCATCAACGAGGCCGTGGCCCTGGCCAAGAAGTTTGGTGCCAGCGAAAGCCACAAGTACATTAACGGTGTGCTCGACAAGGCCGCGCGGGAATTGCGCCAGGCTGAGACCGGCGTCTGA